One window from the genome of Bacillus tianshenii encodes:
- a CDS encoding DNA internalization-related competence protein ComEC/Rec2, translated as MKGKWCYAAFAACMAIWLSQSFRWLGLFITIVFFVYLYRRESVKAMLTMLLVFILFFGYTPIYQQLHSTTITSEMNNLTGEISTIPEFNGDTVRFRLNGNEHVLVHYKLASKQERDTLKALKVGSTCKLTGKFEAPGEARNFGAFDYKDYLNAQNVYWVFKPDVIRIEQCTPAKYRWSQPAIWRQSGLEYIGEHFPQPAEGITKALVFGWRADLEADVEKLFQQFGIIHLLAISGLHVGFMTAVLFYLLLRIGLTREKTYVLLFCLLPLYMLVAGAAPSVVRAGMMTMCVLFTLRFKAHFLPIDGISLVALCMLIYRPAYLFEAGFQLSFIVSAALILSSVAIFSRTSSTWKQMLYVTVIAQLSALPVMLHHFYGFSLLSIPLNLLFVPFMSLIIMPLSFIAFFLHFVFPPLSDVLIWFENGLLQISYVFLKCFERIDWLTLTFGRPPMWWNMLYSVACIFFFAAWEEYDNVRAFTVSFSRVVLALIFLWCLPYLNPWGEVTVLDVGQGDCIYIELPYRRSNMLIDTGGLVSFGEEKWKQTDNPFQIGKDVVVPFLKANGVRRVERFVLTHGDYDHIGDAEDILQAMRVKTLMIGSGADYSSDWQKDVLQTALKRKTNVVRVKSGQGWHEGKTSFYVLSPFGSEVEKNNRSVVLWAQLGKKKWLFTGDLEEEGEQRLLRTFPALQADLLKAGHHGSKTSSSEVFIQEIGAQVAVISAGKDNRYGHPHAEVLKRFSANKVAVLRTDQFGAIQWNFSQNRGTFRTVLPYDTVEIR; from the coding sequence TTGAAAGGAAAATGGTGTTATGCGGCGTTTGCAGCATGTATGGCAATATGGCTGTCACAATCTTTTCGATGGCTCGGACTGTTTATCACAATCGTATTCTTTGTTTATTTGTATCGGCGTGAATCAGTGAAAGCGATGCTGACTATGCTTCTTGTTTTTATCCTCTTCTTTGGCTATACCCCTATTTATCAACAACTTCACTCCACTACAATTACTTCTGAAATGAACAACCTCACTGGAGAGATCTCGACAATCCCTGAATTTAATGGTGATACAGTACGCTTCCGCCTGAATGGCAATGAGCACGTCCTCGTTCATTATAAGCTAGCTTCAAAGCAAGAACGAGATACCTTGAAGGCTTTAAAGGTTGGCAGTACGTGCAAGCTAACTGGAAAGTTTGAAGCACCTGGAGAAGCTCGTAACTTCGGTGCATTTGATTACAAGGATTATTTAAATGCTCAAAATGTTTACTGGGTATTTAAGCCTGATGTTATTCGAATTGAGCAGTGTACGCCTGCAAAATATCGGTGGAGTCAACCAGCTATATGGAGGCAAAGTGGCTTGGAATACATAGGTGAGCATTTCCCACAGCCGGCAGAAGGAATTACGAAAGCGTTAGTGTTTGGCTGGCGTGCAGACTTAGAAGCTGATGTAGAAAAGCTGTTTCAGCAGTTTGGCATTATTCACTTATTGGCAATTTCAGGTCTTCATGTTGGGTTTATGACAGCAGTGCTGTTTTATCTATTGTTACGTATTGGCCTTACAAGGGAAAAAACATATGTCCTTCTCTTTTGCTTGCTGCCACTTTACATGCTTGTCGCTGGCGCTGCTCCATCTGTTGTGCGGGCAGGGATGATGACGATGTGTGTGTTGTTTACGCTTCGCTTTAAGGCTCACTTCTTGCCGATTGATGGCATTAGTCTTGTGGCTTTATGTATGCTAATTTATCGACCTGCCTATTTGTTTGAAGCAGGCTTTCAGCTTTCATTTATTGTAAGCGCAGCTTTAATTCTCTCCTCTGTCGCGATTTTTTCAAGAACTTCATCGACATGGAAACAGATGCTATATGTGACGGTTATTGCACAGTTGAGTGCTCTACCAGTCATGCTGCATCATTTCTATGGCTTCTCACTATTAAGTATCCCTCTAAACCTTTTGTTTGTTCCATTTATGTCGTTAATTATTATGCCACTGTCCTTTATCGCATTCTTTCTTCACTTTGTCTTTCCACCACTCTCTGATGTGCTCATTTGGTTTGAAAATGGCTTGTTACAGATTTCTTATGTTTTTCTTAAGTGCTTTGAGAGGATTGACTGGCTGACATTAACCTTCGGCAGGCCGCCTATGTGGTGGAATATGCTGTACAGTGTAGCGTGTATTTTTTTCTTTGCAGCATGGGAAGAGTACGACAATGTCCGTGCTTTTACTGTCTCGTTTTCGCGTGTAGTGCTTGCACTTATTTTTCTCTGGTGTTTACCGTATTTAAACCCTTGGGGAGAAGTAACGGTGTTAGATGTCGGGCAAGGAGATTGCATTTATATTGAGCTGCCATATCGACGCTCTAATATGCTCATTGATACAGGTGGTCTCGTTTCTTTCGGTGAAGAGAAATGGAAACAGACAGATAACCCCTTTCAAATTGGAAAGGATGTCGTCGTACCATTTTTAAAAGCAAATGGTGTGCGGCGAGTTGAACGGTTTGTTTTAACACATGGGGATTATGATCATATTGGAGATGCGGAGGATATTTTGCAAGCAATGCGTGTGAAGACATTAATGATTGGAAGTGGGGCAGATTATTCGTCTGATTGGCAAAAGGATGTCCTGCAAACAGCGTTGAAGCGAAAGACGAATGTTGTTCGTGTCAAATCAGGACAAGGCTGGCATGAAGGGAAGACGAGCTTTTATGTGTTATCACCATTTGGAAGTGAAGTCGAAAAAAATAACAGAAGCGTTGTGCTCTGGGCGCAGCTTGGGAAGAAAAAGTGGTTATTTACAGGGGATTTAGAGGAGGAAGGCGAACAACGTCTGCTTCGCACTTTTCCGGCGCTTCAAGCTGATCTATTAAAAGCCGGCCACCACGGCAGTAAAACATCGAGCTCAGAAGTGTTTATTCAGGAAATTGGGGCACAGGTAGCGGTAATTTCAGCAGGAAAAGACAACCGCTATGGCCATCCGCATGCAGAAGTGCTGAAGCGATTTTCAGCTAATAAGGTAGCCGTGTTAAGGACGGATCAATTTGGGGCGATTCAATGGAATTTTTCACAGAATCGTGGAACCTTTCGGACAGTTCTACCATACGATACAGTAGAGATTAGGTGA
- a CDS encoding ComE operon protein 2, whose product MERISWDQYFMAQSHLLALRSTCTRLSVGATIVRDKRIIAGGYNGSVSGGVHCVDEGCYVIDGHCVRTIHAEMNALLQCAKFGVPTEGSEIYVTHFPCIHCTKAIIQAGIQAVYYAKDYKNHPYAEELFRDAGVHMEQVELDEMIIDFKNDEKLQFVSSLIQKLAQSGGNEEEVRQLHEQANKLFTSYM is encoded by the coding sequence ATGGAACGAATTTCTTGGGATCAATATTTTATGGCACAAAGTCACCTATTAGCATTACGAAGTACGTGTACACGCTTAAGTGTTGGAGCGACAATTGTGCGGGATAAACGAATTATTGCCGGTGGATACAACGGGTCAGTTTCAGGTGGGGTTCACTGTGTGGATGAAGGCTGTTATGTGATTGATGGCCATTGTGTACGGACCATTCATGCGGAGATGAATGCCCTGCTTCAATGTGCAAAGTTTGGAGTGCCAACGGAAGGCTCAGAAATCTATGTGACCCATTTTCCTTGCATTCACTGTACAAAAGCAATTATTCAAGCTGGCATTCAAGCTGTCTATTATGCAAAGGATTACAAAAACCATCCGTACGCAGAAGAGCTTTTCCGCGATGCAGGTGTACACATGGAACAAGTTGAACTGGATGAAATGATTATTGATTTCAAAAACGATGAAAAGCTTCAGTTCGTATCAAGCTTGATTCAAAAGCTAGCCCAAAGCGGCGGTAATGAAGAAGAAGTACGTCAACTTCATGAGCAAGCAAATAAGTTATTTACAAGTTATATGTAA
- a CDS encoding helix-hairpin-helix domain-containing protein, whose amino-acid sequence MLRFQLSNREKILSSIIGFLVVVCLFLFLFRPNDVVTEQVEEELFQVQEPEKEELQEVEPVLIVVDVKGAVHSPGVYEMQEGSRVIDAIEKAEGFLDKAAQEAVNLASRVSDEMLIYVPEEGEEDIVAGTPLRPAEEGKININSATSAELQTLNGVGPAKAEAILAYREENGKFETVEELLEVSGIGERSLEKLKDDIIAQ is encoded by the coding sequence ATGTTACGTTTTCAGCTTTCGAACCGTGAAAAGATCCTTTCAAGTATAATTGGTTTCCTTGTAGTCGTCTGTCTTTTTTTATTTTTATTTAGGCCGAATGATGTAGTCACAGAACAAGTTGAAGAAGAACTCTTTCAAGTACAAGAGCCTGAGAAGGAAGAACTGCAGGAAGTAGAACCGGTTCTTATCGTTGTTGATGTGAAAGGCGCCGTGCACTCCCCTGGTGTCTATGAAATGCAGGAAGGAAGCCGGGTAATTGATGCTATAGAGAAGGCAGAGGGCTTTCTTGATAAAGCTGCACAAGAGGCTGTAAACCTCGCTTCTCGTGTAAGTGATGAAATGCTTATCTACGTGCCAGAGGAAGGTGAAGAAGACATTGTGGCAGGGACACCGTTGAGACCTGCAGAAGAAGGGAAGATAAACATTAATAGTGCTACTTCTGCAGAGCTGCAAACACTTAATGGAGTTGGTCCAGCGAAAGCAGAGGCCATCCTTGCTTATCGTGAAGAGAATGGAAAATTTGAAACAGTAGAAGAGCTGTTAGAAGTTTCAGGGATAGGAGAACGTTCACTTGAAAAGCTGAAGGATGATATTATCGCTCAATAG
- the comER gene encoding late competence protein ComER, with product MKIGMIGTGNMGTILTEAFAESNALATNQLLITNRTIEKAERLKEKYPELQLMPSAEEIIEEADYIFICVKPLEFYSLLSGREPEELQGKCFISITSPVHTEELETMLQCPVIRAVPSITNRAHSGATLVTFGEMCQEQQKKDVLTLLEAISTPIIVDNDYIRMASDLASCAPAFFSYLVQAYIDAAVEQTNISKEKATLLASQMLIGVGTLLEKQVYTLPSLQEKVCVKGGVTGEGIKVLEKHAAGMFEELVKVTHDKYAEDRENITTQFNTYIN from the coding sequence ATGAAAATTGGAATGATAGGCACAGGAAACATGGGAACAATTCTCACAGAAGCATTTGCTGAGTCTAATGCGCTTGCCACAAATCAATTACTTATTACGAACCGAACGATCGAAAAAGCAGAACGTTTAAAGGAAAAATACCCGGAACTTCAATTAATGCCCTCAGCAGAAGAAATCATTGAGGAAGCTGATTATATTTTTATTTGTGTAAAGCCATTGGAATTTTATTCTTTGCTAAGTGGAAGGGAACCTGAGGAATTACAGGGGAAATGCTTTATATCGATTACAAGCCCTGTGCATACAGAAGAACTTGAGACAATGCTGCAATGCCCAGTGATACGCGCAGTGCCAAGTATCACCAACCGCGCTCATTCTGGTGCTACATTAGTGACGTTTGGAGAAATGTGTCAAGAACAACAAAAGAAAGATGTGCTCACCCTCTTAGAAGCCATTTCGACCCCTATTATTGTCGATAATGATTATATTCGAATGGCATCTGATCTTGCCAGCTGTGCACCAGCCTTTTTCAGTTACTTAGTGCAAGCCTATATTGATGCAGCGGTAGAGCAAACTAACATTTCGAAAGAAAAAGCAACACTGCTTGCAAGTCAAATGCTAATCGGTGTTGGAACGTTACTTGAAAAGCAAGTGTACACCCTACCTTCACTCCAAGAAAAGGTTTGCGTTAAGGGCGGTGTAACAGGAGAAGGAATTAAAGTCTTAGAAAAACACGCGGCAGGAATGTTTGAAGAGCTTGTAAAAGTTACCCATGACAAATACGCAGAAGACCGAGAAAACATTACAACCCAATTTAACACCTATATCAATTAA
- a CDS encoding class I SAM-dependent methyltransferase has translation MAYEGFAYLYDELMSDAPYDSWTEFVQKQANNYNIEGKRLLDLACGTGELSVRLAEKGWVVTGADLSEDMLAVAQQKAHMKHLPITFLKQDMAKLSQFEPFDIITIFCDSLNYLQTEEDVKETFSSVYENLTDNGLFLFDVHTVYKMKELFIGQTYASNDPAISFIWQCFEGETPLTVEHDLTFFVEDNGIYERFDETHVQRTYPEESYDEWLREAGFLVEKKVYDFHSEKHDANERLFYVAKKIIR, from the coding sequence ATGGCATATGAAGGTTTTGCTTATCTTTATGATGAGTTAATGAGTGATGCGCCGTATGATTCATGGACTGAATTTGTCCAAAAGCAAGCAAACAACTATAACATAGAGGGAAAACGCTTGCTAGACTTAGCATGTGGAACAGGTGAGCTCTCTGTAAGACTAGCAGAAAAAGGCTGGGTTGTGACAGGAGCTGATCTTTCAGAAGATATGTTGGCGGTTGCTCAACAGAAAGCACATATGAAGCATTTACCAATCACCTTTTTGAAACAGGATATGGCTAAGTTGAGCCAATTTGAGCCGTTTGATATTATCACGATTTTTTGTGATTCTTTAAATTATTTGCAGACAGAAGAAGATGTGAAGGAAACATTCTCATCTGTATATGAGAACCTTACTGATAATGGATTGTTTTTGTTTGATGTGCATACCGTATATAAGATGAAAGAGCTGTTTATTGGACAAACATATGCTTCAAATGATCCGGCAATTTCATTTATTTGGCAATGTTTTGAAGGGGAAACGCCGTTAACGGTAGAGCATGATTTAACCTTTTTTGTTGAAGATAATGGGATTTATGAACGATTTGATGAAACACATGTGCAGCGTACATACCCAGAAGAAAGCTATGATGAATGGCTTCGTGAAGCAGGTTTTTTGGTTGAGAAGAAAGTTTATGACTTTCATTCTGAAAAGCATGATGCAAATGAACGCCTCTTTTACGTAGCAAAAAAAATCATCCGCTAA
- the rsfS gene encoding ribosome silencing factor has translation MTERELAVLAAKAADDKRAEDLVVLNMKGVSLVADYFIICHGNSEKQVQAIAREMKDQAEEAGIVVKKLEGMDEARWVLVDMGDVVAHVFHREERDYYNLERLWGDAPVEDIREELELHQ, from the coding sequence ATGACTGAACGTGAATTAGCTGTATTAGCTGCAAAGGCGGCTGACGACAAAAGGGCAGAAGATCTTGTCGTTTTAAATATGAAAGGTGTTTCTCTTGTGGCAGATTATTTTATTATTTGTCACGGGAATTCTGAAAAGCAAGTGCAAGCGATTGCCCGGGAAATGAAAGACCAGGCTGAAGAAGCAGGCATTGTAGTGAAAAAATTAGAAGGTATGGATGAAGCACGTTGGGTATTAGTTGACATGGGTGATGTTGTCGCACATGTTTTCCACCGTGAAGAACGTGACTATTATAATTTAGAACGTCTTTGGGGCGATGCACCAGTTGAAGATATTCGTGAAGAATTAGAATTACATCAATAA
- the yqeK gene encoding bis(5'-nucleosyl)-tetraphosphatase (symmetrical) YqeK — MERNRALEIVKEQLTEHRYQHTLGVVETAIQLAKKYSADEKKAELAAIFHDYAKFRHKDEMKRIVQEQNMPQNLLEHGAELLHAPVGEFLVRTEVGIEDREVLQAIRYHTTGHPHMTTLDKVVFLADYIEPGRQFPGVEEVRELAKESLDAAVLKALHNTMHFLLKKQQMIYPDTFETYNSLVMKRKKEANS; from the coding sequence ATGGAACGTAACCGTGCGCTGGAAATTGTGAAGGAACAGTTAACTGAGCATCGCTATCAACATACATTAGGTGTTGTGGAAACAGCAATACAGCTTGCAAAGAAATACAGTGCAGATGAGAAGAAAGCGGAACTTGCGGCAATTTTTCATGATTATGCGAAATTTCGTCATAAAGACGAAATGAAACGTATTGTACAAGAACAAAATATGCCACAAAATTTGCTTGAGCATGGAGCTGAACTGCTGCATGCGCCTGTCGGAGAATTTTTAGTTAGGACAGAGGTTGGAATTGAGGATAGAGAGGTACTTCAAGCCATTCGCTACCATACGACAGGACATCCACATATGACAACGCTTGATAAAGTTGTCTTTTTAGCGGATTATATTGAACCGGGGCGTCAGTTTCCAGGCGTAGAAGAAGTGCGAGAGCTGGCAAAAGAAAGCTTAGATGCCGCTGTTTTGAAGGCGTTGCATAATACGATGCATTTCTTGTTAAAGAAACAGCAAATGATTTATCCAGATACATTCGAAACATATAATTCCCTTGTGATGAAGAGGAAAAAGGAGGCGAACAGCTAA
- a CDS encoding nicotinate-nucleotide adenylyltransferase yields MKRVGIIGGTFDPPHNGHLLIAEEVRSALSLEQIWFMPSNVPPHKERKVTDSMHRIEMVRRAIGENQHFAMQLIEFERDGRSYTIDTLKLLKQQHPDTEFFFIIGADMVEYLPKWHRIDELMEIVQFVGVKRPGYQFQTDYPVQYVDVPQFDVSSTSLRERFEKGRNTVYLLPDIVKNYIEENQLYGT; encoded by the coding sequence ATGAAACGGGTCGGCATTATTGGCGGAACTTTTGACCCTCCGCATAATGGGCATTTGTTGATTGCAGAAGAAGTCCGAAGCGCGTTATCATTAGAACAAATATGGTTCATGCCAAGTAATGTCCCGCCGCACAAAGAGCGGAAGGTGACAGACAGTATGCATCGAATTGAAATGGTGCGCAGGGCAATTGGTGAGAATCAACATTTTGCTATGCAACTAATTGAGTTTGAACGCGATGGGCGTTCGTATACGATTGATACGCTTAAATTGTTGAAACAGCAGCACCCTGATACCGAGTTTTTCTTTATTATTGGTGCTGATATGGTCGAGTATTTGCCAAAGTGGCACCGAATTGACGAATTAATGGAAATTGTACAATTCGTCGGTGTGAAGCGTCCTGGCTATCAGTTTCAAACAGATTATCCGGTCCAATATGTCGATGTTCCGCAGTTTGATGTATCCTCAACATCGTTGCGGGAGCGTTTTGAAAAAGGCAGAAATACCGTTTATTTATTGCCGGATATTGTGAAAAACTATATAGAGGAGAATCAGTTGTATGGAACGTAA
- the yhbY gene encoding ribosome assembly RNA-binding protein YhbY produces MLTGKQKRYLRSKAHHLNPIFQVGKGGVNENMVVQIEEALEARELIKVSVLQNCEYDRKEVAEELSNGADAELVQVIGNVIVLYKESEENKQIKLP; encoded by the coding sequence ATGTTAACAGGAAAACAAAAAAGATATTTACGTTCAAAAGCCCACCACTTGAACCCAATTTTTCAAGTTGGTAAAGGCGGCGTAAATGAAAATATGGTTGTACAAATTGAAGAGGCACTAGAAGCTCGTGAATTAATAAAAGTAAGCGTACTGCAAAACTGCGAATATGACCGTAAGGAAGTAGCAGAAGAATTAAGCAATGGTGCAGATGCTGAGCTTGTACAAGTGATCGGCAATGTAATTGTGCTCTATAAGGAATCAGAAGAAAACAAGCAAATTAAACTTCCTTAA
- the aroE gene encoding shikimate dehydrogenase: MGELYGLLGHPVGHSMSPVMHNDAFAALDLPHHYHAFDVHPDELTEAVKGLKALGVKGFNVTIPHKVNIMPLLDVIDEEAAAIGAVNTVVNENGKLIGYNTDGQGYIESLLPKLTAPLSAQKLLLIGAGGAARAIFVSLANRGVKQVDIANRTVSKAETIIADCPFPSASKALSLEEAETAINDYDVIIQTTAVGMSPKVDEMPLRLGRLEKGKIISDIIYNPLKTKWLSTAEEKGAIIHGGIGMFVGQGALAFERWTGIQPDMKRMESIVRQQLGG, encoded by the coding sequence GTGGGGGAATTGTATGGTCTGCTCGGACATCCTGTTGGACATTCAATGTCGCCTGTCATGCATAATGATGCATTTGCAGCGCTAGACTTGCCGCATCATTACCATGCCTTTGATGTGCATCCAGATGAACTGACAGAAGCAGTAAAGGGGTTAAAAGCGTTAGGTGTAAAAGGCTTCAATGTAACGATTCCGCATAAAGTGAATATTATGCCATTGTTAGATGTCATTGATGAAGAAGCAGCAGCAATCGGAGCCGTCAATACAGTTGTGAATGAAAATGGTAAGTTAATCGGCTATAATACGGATGGACAAGGTTATATCGAGTCATTACTGCCGAAATTAACAGCACCGCTTTCAGCACAGAAACTACTGCTGATTGGAGCAGGCGGAGCGGCGCGAGCTATCTTTGTTTCATTAGCTAACCGTGGAGTTAAGCAAGTTGATATTGCGAATCGGACTGTTTCCAAAGCAGAAACGATTATTGCAGACTGTCCATTTCCATCCGCTTCAAAGGCATTGAGCCTTGAGGAGGCTGAAACAGCAATAAATGATTATGATGTTATTATTCAGACAACTGCAGTTGGCATGAGTCCCAAAGTTGATGAAATGCCGCTCAGATTAGGTAGATTAGAAAAAGGGAAAATTATTAGTGATATTATTTATAACCCATTGAAAACAAAATGGTTAAGTACAGCAGAAGAAAAAGGTGCTATTATACATGGAGGCATAGGAATGTTTGTTGGGCAGGGAGCCCTTGCGTTTGAAAGATGGACAGGCATTCAGCCCGATATGAAACGAATGGAGAGCATCGTAAGACAACAGCTTGGAGGCTAA
- the yqeH gene encoding ribosome biogenesis GTPase YqeH, which produces MEEQVYCIGCGVRIQTEDKKEMGYAPPSALEKDDIICQRCFRLKHYNEIQDVSLTDDDFLKILNGIGKSDALVVKIVDIFDFNGSWLPGLHRFAGKNPILLVGNKQDVLPKSVTENKLLHWMRHSAKELGMKPIDVALISAAKGHGITELAALIDKYREGKDVYVVGCTNVGKSTFINRIIKQFSDEKDDVITTSQFPGTTLDLIDIPLDDQAVMYDTPGIINHHQMAHFVDAKGLKVITPRKEIKPKVYQLNEEQTLFFGGLARLDHVSGGRTSFTCYVSNDLYIHRTKTEKADDVYKNNVGELLTPPYPEQLDEFPELVKHEFTIRESKTDIVFSGLGWVVVNEPGTKVRAYVPKGVSVSIRPSII; this is translated from the coding sequence GTGGAAGAGCAAGTGTATTGCATCGGTTGCGGTGTGAGGATTCAAACAGAAGATAAGAAGGAAATGGGCTATGCGCCACCCTCAGCGCTGGAAAAAGACGATATCATTTGTCAGCGTTGCTTTCGTTTGAAGCATTATAATGAGATTCAAGATGTTTCCTTAACAGATGATGATTTTCTTAAAATTTTAAATGGAATTGGGAAGTCAGATGCTCTTGTTGTAAAGATTGTCGATATTTTTGACTTTAATGGAAGCTGGTTACCTGGCCTGCATCGTTTTGCAGGGAAGAACCCGATTCTTTTAGTAGGAAATAAACAGGATGTGCTGCCGAAATCAGTAACAGAAAACAAACTGTTGCATTGGATGCGTCATTCGGCAAAAGAGCTTGGAATGAAGCCGATTGATGTGGCGCTTATTAGTGCAGCTAAAGGCCATGGCATTACGGAACTGGCAGCACTTATTGATAAATACCGGGAAGGCAAGGATGTGTATGTTGTTGGTTGTACGAATGTTGGAAAATCCACATTTATCAACCGTATTATTAAACAGTTCTCTGATGAGAAGGACGATGTCATTACAACATCACAATTTCCTGGCACAACGCTTGATTTAATTGATATTCCGCTTGACGACCAAGCAGTGATGTATGATACACCAGGCATTATTAATCATCATCAGATGGCTCATTTTGTTGACGCAAAAGGGCTTAAAGTAATAACACCGAGAAAAGAAATTAAGCCGAAAGTGTATCAGCTAAATGAAGAGCAAACTTTGTTTTTTGGAGGTCTTGCTCGCCTAGATCATGTTTCAGGCGGACGCACTTCCTTTACTTGTTATGTATCAAATGACTTGTATATTCACCGTACAAAGACAGAGAAAGCAGATGACGTCTATAAGAATAACGTCGGTGAATTATTAACACCGCCATATCCAGAGCAACTAGATGAATTTCCAGAGCTTGTGAAGCATGAATTTACGATTCGTGAATCAAAAACAGATATTGTCTTCTCAGGCCTTGGCTGGGTTGTCGTAAATGAACCTGGAACAAAGGTAAGAGCATATGTACCAAAAGGAGTTAGTGTCTCAATCCGACCATCCATTATTTAA
- a CDS encoding YqeG family HAD IIIA-type phosphatase, producing MIKNFLPDQHVQSILDIKPEALKEKGVRGVITDLDNTLVEWDRPDATPELQEWFRSMQDHGILVMIISNNKEARVRKFAEPVGVPFIYAARKPMGRAFRRALKEMMLKKSDVVVIGDQLLTDVLGGNRAGFHTILVVPVAQSDGFITKFNRRVERRILSWMKRKGMIYWEE from the coding sequence TTGATAAAGAATTTTTTACCTGATCAACATGTACAATCGATTTTGGATATAAAACCGGAAGCATTAAAAGAAAAAGGTGTACGCGGGGTCATTACCGATCTAGATAATACATTAGTTGAATGGGACCGACCTGATGCAACACCTGAGCTGCAAGAATGGTTTCGATCTATGCAAGACCACGGGATTCTCGTTATGATCATTTCAAATAACAAAGAAGCGCGTGTTCGTAAATTTGCAGAGCCTGTAGGTGTTCCGTTCATCTATGCGGCCCGTAAACCGATGGGGCGGGCTTTTAGGCGTGCTTTGAAAGAAATGATGCTTAAGAAAAGTGATGTCGTTGTAATCGGCGATCAACTGCTCACAGATGTATTAGGAGGAAATCGCGCAGGTTTTCATACGATTCTTGTCGTGCCTGTTGCGCAGTCAGATGGTTTTATTACAAAATTCAATCGCCGTGTGGAAAGACGCATCCTAAGCTGGATGAAGCGAAAAGGGATGATTTATTGGGAGGAATGA
- a CDS encoding sporulation histidine kinase inhibitor Sda, whose translation MQKLSDDLLIESYLKAIELRLSPEFILLIEQEIEQRSLTNKVKIS comes from the coding sequence ATGCAGAAATTATCAGATGACCTATTGATTGAATCATATTTAAAAGCGATTGAGTTACGTTTAAGCCCAGAATTTATTTTATTGATCGAACAAGAAATTGAACAGCGTTCCCTAACGAATAAAGTGAAAATTTCCTAA